aatggctgacttcctgttagaCCCATATAGGACGTCAAGGCTCGCTTCTCCAGACACGAGTTAAGTTTCATTAGATTGtaatttcttttcatcttttcatttagCTCTCAGCAAGTCTTGAAGCAAGTCAaggcaactttttaaaatacttttaggATTGTTTTTTAGAATTTcttttgatgtgtttgtgagGAAGCACAATAACATGCTGTTGTCAAAGCCATAATCTGTCAGGGTTTGAATCCTTTGTGGAGACCATGTTGTGCTGCTTCTTAAAGAGGAAGCACGTAGGCCTACCAACAGTAGCCATTTTATAAGTAGGCGGTTCTCAGTATATTGGATAGTGTATGTATAACGAAATGACTGAATGATGTACACataatttgttcattttgaatGTACAGTGTGTTAAAACATTGAAGAGTTAATTCAGCCTATTGGCCTATTATTCCAGTACACCTGCCTTCCAGTGTAATGTTTTGTGTTCCTTATGCTTTACCCTGCTACCCTGCACCTCACCCGACTAAAATGTTGAAGCTTTGTAAAGTGATGTGGTAATATTTTAtcataattgttgtttttatattattttattgtgcaTATTAGCTACCTAGGTTGTAAATTTGAAAGACCAGTGTATAAGATTTAGAAGGATGTATTGGCAGAAATGTTGGTAGATACTGAATATTTGTTACTTTAAGCCAAGTGTACACTACAGGACTTTTTCCCCGAATTAAAGTCGTTTTACTATTTTGAAAAAAGTCATTCAACTTGAACAGTCCTGAAGTGTGAGATGCTAAGCGATGGGATTATTTTCTGTCCCAGTCCAGTTGGAAGTCGTCTGTGATCATTTCAAAACAATCTCTAAACTCAAGCCAATGCTCTCCCACTCTGACCtggaaaaatgtattcatgctttcattttctACTATCTAGATTACTGTAACTCCGTCCTTTCCGGCTTAACACAAAAATTGCTTCCTCACCTCCAACTATTCAGAACGCAGCAGCTAGGCTTCTTACCGGTTTAAGAGACAACATCACATCATCCAAATCCTCCCTGCTCTCCCTCTTCATTTTAGAAGTGATTGtaagattttactgatcacttttaaagcacgTCTGTCAAAATCAAGGCTGAAATCTAAATGTGACCATGCTTTCGCcatcagattttaaaatgattttaaaagacCTGTAGTGTACACTTGGCTTTAGAATTAACCTTTTATATCTACGGAAGGAGTGGGTCCTTTTTCGATGTTCACACACGATTAATTGACAATCCAAATGGCTCTAGAGGcttttttgcaggtttttatttttaatttttgagtTTGCAGCCATAATATGTTCTCATACATGCTTGTTAATGGAGGGGGAGAGGAAGGGTATTCAGCTGGTTCCAATATGCAacatcaccactagatgccactaaatcctacacaattgTACTGAAAGTATAAAGCAAAGAAAATCAGTACAGAGCCTTTATGCAATATGAATAATTATTCAAAAGGGATTtagattatttcattttcaaaaactCTGACCTTTTAGGTATTGTTAAGTTCTCcttgtgtaaatgtgagtgtTGTCCAGTTTGACAGTTCAGGTGAATTAGggactctaaattgcctgtgGCTTTAAATTTGAGTGTGAATACTTGTCTATCTGAGTTTGCTTTATGTTCAGAGTATCAAATGTGTTTCTTATAATGTGACACttcaaaactgaaataaatctgTCCCACAGTATTTGTGAGTGGAATAAACTCTATGATATATGATCATATATAGTACAAAGGCCATGAGTGAGTGACAAAAATAGGCCTACACAATGTGACTTGAGAGATGTGTTCCCTGGTTGTTGTAATAAAGACGTATTCTTACTTTACCCTAAAATTAAATCAGCATACATACTCAAATAAATATTATGGACAAAATGTATGTGTTGGTCAGTGTGTATCTGCTTTTATCACACTTATCAAGAAGTCCTGCCTGAAACCAGAATCACATGAATTGTGCACTTctccaaagaaaacaaaggagatgatcagtggcgtgcacagacattttgggcggcaggtgctcagtgaaaaataagggcactttgtgcggcatgtggaactgccggctgccttaatatagcagtgtgagacacaaaaaaacattacaggcacttgttaaatgtaattgcatatttatttatgtcaatatgttaatatcaattggactatagcactgatcagtcaatcactgttgtcGTATTTCTCTGGAATATACACACAGGGAGAGTTGTTTAGCAAGTTAGGCAGCTACAATGATAGATCAGTGTACTGGttgcaaaataagaaacatgtGTTTTATCCTGTCGGAACAAAATAAGTGtacaaagtgtcattttgaagtgaGGAGTGAAGAGTGAGCATTACCATTCTCTAAAGCAGCATCCTCCTCGGTGGTCATCACGTCATTTCTATCATTGATTTGGGCTAGCGTCGCTATAGCTTGGCAACTGAGGCTTAGGGGGCAAACAATACACTCGACGcgattcatttatgtgttacctggctggtggggcaggagaggaggtgtgtgtgggctgcagctgtgcactgctgctgcaacgcGCCTCCGTTTTTGTCCGCTCTGCGCGTTCACGttgacaaaggaagagaggtgtgtgtggaggaggaggaggagggagggcgcatattggggcattattatcacacgcttttaatcgtTGAGCATTTAAAgattatcatgtcaacatgggccacatacagtacactgttaaaaaaacaaaacaaaaaaaaactttcaaaagggcacttgcttggtccagagggcaaagggcaggtgctatagcaccacctaatgtctatctgtgcacgccactggaGATGATCATCAACTTCGGAAAAACGAAAAACATCACAAAGGCCTGAGCAGGTAGAAAGGGTCGGCAGCTTTAAATTCTTGGGTGTACACTGTACACATATCAGGTAATCTGAGCTGGAGCCACAACACATCAAGAAAGCCCAACAGCGCCTCTTTTTCATGAGGATCCTGAAACGCAACAAACTCCCCGGTGACTGTTATCACTGCACCATTGAGAGCACACTCACATATGGCTGCACTGTCTGGTACTCCAACTGCATTGCAACACAACAAAGAGAGATAATTCTCTGGTCACCAAATATAAGTAGCAGTTACGTAGGAAGGGTTGAGTTTTCTTAACAAAATCACTCTTTGCTCTTTCAGAATGTGCAATGAGGCTACAGTGGAGATTACACTGCTCTCATAACTGGGGACGACATCCAACGTGTGGCTGAATACAAGTTCATAATTTAGGGTAGGTGTCACAGCCTGCTCTGCAACCCTGCTGCTGAAGTGGTACTTTCCATTCACCCCACCTCCATCTCACTCTCCACTCTGTCACACCTACTCATCATTTCCTCTTGCCTCTGCCCCAGTAAATGCAACAACCTTCTATCTGTGACCACGAGTCTTCTTCCTGTTTCTCGTCTGCCTGTGGCTGTGTAGCGTTTTTTAACTTCAGTGTTGTTAGAAGAACCGAGAGTTTCCTGCTCAGTAAAACACCTCATCTCTGTGAGTGCTACTGGCTTTACTTTACCTGCTGGCTCCACAATCCTCCGTCTGCTGCTGAGTCTGTTTCCGCCAACAAAATCTGCCAAGTACTTGTTCAGTTACCTTTCTGAGAGTATTAATAAAGGCCATTACAAACTGCCTCCCTGGTGTGTTGTGCTGCAATTGGCGTCTCCTACCGCCTCCACCTGTAACAGTAGGTTTCTTTAGATTTTAAACATAAGGACAATATGATAATGTGAGCAGGAAACAGATTTTACACGTTTAACCATACACTTTAGAAAAATGTGACTTGGAGTTTTCAGTAAACTTTTTGGATCGTAAATCGTAAATCCCCAGTTTCTTTCCATCAGTGATTCTTTTGAACTGCACAGAGTGATAAGATGACACCACCAGTAGTAAAAGCTCGGTTACACCTGCGACATCAAAGACGACTAGATCTTGACTGGAGCGTACACGTTTACCATTTCCTACCTCACATCACTCCAACTATACAATGGCTCACATCGTGCTTCTAGctgttgtttgtgtgctgtgttcATTGGAAACACAaggtaaaactttttttaaaatatcttttctGTTGTTGGTTGATTTTGTTTTCAAAGTCTGGTTGTTGTTGTGAAGCACTGGTGGAAGTTGTTTTTGAATTAGACATTATTGacacaatatactgtaaaacTGAACCACGTGTTCAgggaaaatttgaactttttttattagatttttgggcatttttgcctttatttgaaagtagatggcatagaggccaacaggaaaaagggagagagaaagagagagaggaatgacacGCAGCAAATGACCCTTATCAGAGTCGAACCAGGGACAGTGCGATTATGCCGCATATGGAATAACCACTCGGCTACCAAAGCGCTACCATGCTTGAGCGTTTTTAGATGTCATTTTATTACTCCATCCCTATTCATGGTTCAAAAATGGGTCGGTTAACTTTCTGGTTGatgtaaataagaaagaaagaagaaaatattttccgtgcaagaaaaattaaaatacaatacatttaacTAGATTTTGTATTATTCATTCTTGTACAAAGACAAAAAATTCAGACAGAGATTTTAAAAACGTGTTGtgttattaaagtaaaaaacgAAGAGTATTAACTACGTATgaaggtgtgtgcgtgtgtgtgtgtgtgtgtgtgtgtgtgtgtgtgtgttattgcaAAATTTAGTTGTACTTATAAATCCACTGATATTTTTCATTACATTGACAGTCCAATCTAAGTGAGACATTCTGCctatttgtcttaaaacaaacattactcAATGTTTGGGGAGTGAAAGCATCGACAGCAATACTCTCACTTTTGTGGTGACTCAAAAAGCATacaagtgattttaatgtgtgttctttttacAGGGTCCAGTGCTGTGAcaactgtgtttgtgcagaaagGGAAGAATTTACATCTGGATGTTAACAAACCTGTTGTTCTAGGAAAGGACGATGAATTTAGGTGGAGAGTCAGTGACACTCACAATGTAGTGAGATTATTTCCTGATAACACAACAAGAATAGTTGACCCTTATAAAGGAAGGGTTGAGTTTTCTGTACAAAATCACTCTTTGCTTTTGAAGAATGTGCAACACAATGACAGTGGAGATTACACTGCACTCATAACTGGGGACAAAAACCAACCTCTAGCTGAATACAAGATCATAATTCAAGGTAGGTTTCTTTAGATTTCAGATGTTAATTCACAGTAGTACCCAATTTTATAACCACTCACACCTACCTTTTGTCCCCTAGATCCAGTGTCTCcagttcagctgtcagtgaacTCTGTGTCTAACAGCAGAGAGTCCTGTAACCTCACTGTGACCTGCAGTACAGAGGACTCTCTCATCAGCACTTTTAGATGTGACACCCAAACCTGCAatcaggagggaggagagcagtCAAAGGTCACAACTTCTGGTTCTTCTCTCCGTGTCTACCTGTTGAATGACTCCATCatctgtaaccatagcaaccaggTCAGCTGGACCAGAGACATAAAGGAGATTTGTCTTCTCTGCTCTGCAACTGCTGGTGAGACTGAAAGAACAGGTAACTGACAATAATACATAGATTATACACACTGCTTGTCATGCAAGTGCAAGTTGACCTGAACCATAAAATGTGTTACCAAATGTGGCGGTACGAGGGAGTTAGTACGAAAGATCCAACTTAGATTCAGCCCTATTAATTTGGAATAAGAACCAACAACACCACCCTGGGAATTTTTAATGTATACTAACAGTTATGAGAAGGCACGTGGGTACGTTATACCAAGGAAGGGCAGGAGACGTGGTTCGAAGTTTAACAAACAATTATCAATTCATTAGAATGATGATCATGATCAGCCTTACAGTTAGGGAGGGGCAAAAAACACCCCAAACGTACGTGGCACACACAGGAAATGGTGAcatgctacaaaaaaaaaacctaaaacccCGGCTCACACAGCACACGAAGGGAAACCACCTCCACCACAGTTGGCTTTCATCAACTAGAGGGG
This genomic interval from Scomber scombrus chromosome 11, fScoSco1.1, whole genome shotgun sequence contains the following:
- the LOC133990232 gene encoding uncharacterized protein LOC133990232, with amino-acid sequence MAHIVLLAVVCVLCSLETQGSSAVTTVFVQKGKNLHLDVNKPVVLGKDDEFRWRVSDTHNVVRLFPDNTTRIVDPYKGRVEFSVQNHSLLLKNVQHNDSGDYTALITGDKNQPLAEYKIIIQDPVSPVQLSVNSVSNSRESCNLTVTCSTEDSLISTFRCDTQTCNQEGGEQSKVTTSGSSLRVYLLNDSIICNHSNQVSWTRDIKEICLLCSATAGETERTGINLGIEAGIGIGIAVLFCLVLGCLIIYHKCFRNQSGPNQNDPEDASGRSLNFTNPMAGLPTATVQSTETENTPKPETVAGGIKGQEKDKE